Within the Megalopta genalis isolate 19385.01 chromosome 11, iyMegGena1_principal, whole genome shotgun sequence genome, the region taatatataatatatataattatatataataatatataatatatatataataatatataatattaaatatggaTTGCTTGCAGTAAATAATTCCTAGTTATTACAATGGAAAAAATTAACATAAACAACGAATGAAAATTATCAAATATTCCCATGAATTTATCGTCGGACGATTTGTTTGTCAAACGAAGTTACAGTGATACGTTTTTCCTTGATCCAGTACGACATGGCACAAATAGCAGCCCTGCTGCACAGAGCAGCAGACATGACGCACGAGCCGACCACGAaagaaatcaaatacttgttgccAAAGCCGGTGCTCAGTTTGAGAGAGCCACGACCGCAACAATGGTCGAACATGGTTCAGCAAGCGTGGAACAATGTGCAACATAACACGGTTGCCGCCTGTAAGGCGCAAGTTCTCGGTGAGTAATGTAATCGGATCATTTCATGAATCAGCTGCCAATTATTTGATATTCGAGCGTTGCTTCGCCAAAACAGAACGTACGACGATTTCTAAAGCACTGATATGTCTGTCTTCAATTTATTCAGTCTAAAGATGATTCATTGTTTCTACGATAATAAAAGTTTCTCTGTGCACGTTAGTTTCTAAATTAagtttctccctctctctctctctctctctctctctctctctctctctctctctctctctctgaatctGCTAATCTTTATGCACAAAATTAATTGCACTACTATTCTGTGCAGACCACAAATAATTTTCTACTTGATGTAACGCATTTTTCTTTTCaccagatttttataaaatatttttaacaaatatttttagaaaattaaaGTTTTCTCAAACATCCCCAGTCTCATAGTGATCTTTTTCACACAGAAATTTTAACTCTTACATTTTCCTGCAAAAAGATAGAATATGTTACATAATACAAGATTATTGACTGAAATGAGAAATACTAATCGCAGCAGATTCGTACGAGATCGAGAAAGTCGATTCCCTAGTATCGTATGTCGTTGTTTAATAAAACCAGAGGATAGAAAGGCTAACAATATTGTCGTTCACGTTACAGAAATTTTGTGGAAGTGGCCGCTGTTCGGATCCAGTTTCTTCGCCGTGAAAAGGGTGCCCGAAGGGAAAGAGAAGGGCGGCGATCACATTCTGGCGCTCAATAGACACGGCGTGCATTTCATTGATTTAATCACACACGTAAGAAACCCAACACTGTGGAAATATTATCTGCTCGACTTTCAACTTCACTTTCTTCAAATTACTCTCAGCTTTTCATTAGATGTAATGCAGCATCGTTGCCATAATTTTCTACCGCATGTTATCGAGCTTCCTGATGCTTTGCTTTAATTATTGGACTCGTGTtgaataatgatataatattattattgaatgTAAACTCTGTGAGAGATAGTTATATCGTCAATTTTTGTACACAGTAATTCCTAAATgtgatataatttttattttgtctgTACAGTTAGAGATTAAGAAAGTAACATTTTATTTTGGATGGCACGTTAGAGAAGATATATAAACGTGGTAATTGTGTAAACGAGATAGAAAAGTTGATAAATAGGTAAAAAATGTAAGGAGGAAATGTGtattgaaaaaataattttctttcgtttttgaACATTAAAGTACAACTAGCTTTTAATTCTTATTTTCAATATTAGATACTATTCTCATAAAATTAAATCATTCTCATTAAAGATTAATTACTATTCTCGttctcaatattcaatattgaatatttcAAAGTGCATATAGCTTTTAATTCTCATTTCCAATGTCATTCTCATAAAATTAAATCATTCACATTAAACATCAATTTCTGTTTTTTTCCTGAATGTATAATATTAAGTATTTCAATGTTAAAGATTAAATGATGAAAATAATTTGCAGGAGACGCTGCATCACTATCCCTATTCTGAAGTAATCTCCACCAGGAAGGTGAAATCTGAGGAAGGAACCCTCTATTTGGACATGAAATGTGGCAATCTGATGCAGCAACGAATCACCAGGCTGCAAACAGAGCAAGCCCACGAGATCTCTCGGCTGATTAGACAATACATTACCATGGAACAAAGGGCGACCAACAATCAGGCAACTGGGATCGGGTTTGGAATGAGATAAGGCCCTCGAATTTTCCTCCTGATTGATTAATCGATCATCAATATTGTTGTACATATCTGTTCAAAGGGAGGAAAAGGGAGGAAACGAAGCAAAGAAAGAAATAACCAAGAAAACTCTAATCTTAGAACATTAGAGTGAACTAAACTCCATGAATCGATAATTAACAAGACACTCTATGCTTCTCGCTCCTAATTAATCTTTCGCAGAAACGAGAAAACAACTCTCCAAATCTGCAAGGGAGCTGGAAACAATCAATAGCAAGCCAAGTCAACATTGTGTTCAAGAATGATTGATCGTGGTTCACGAAGACCTCAAATTTCGCGTTTTGCTctgttgttatttatttattatcgaaGGCAGGTATTGTAAAAATGAGATGGAGAGCCATTCGGACGTTGAAAGTTTTCGGATTTGTAAATATGTTTAGAGAGTCTCTGTAgcaaaaaacgaagaacgcgAGATTTGCCACGAGCAGGGAAGAAGAGCAACTCACAACTGTCATTGAAAATATGTCTGAAAGTCCCATATACTTCTCTCTCATTATGAGAATGCTTTTGTCGACGTTGacacattaattattatttgaaatgataaTGCACGATCGAATAATCAACCGATCCATCGACACAAATGTATCGACGGATAAGACAACCGAGATCAACGGACCGTTTTAAATGTTATCATAGAATAAGACGATCTAGTTACGCCGGAATCGGTTTCCGAGACGGGAACCATCTTCTTCGGCAACGCGAGCCAACCTGTGTACGTAACAAGGTGAACGTTGACGCACCGAAGACGGTAGGAGAGGAAGAACGAATGCTCAAGTATCTAAGCAATTATTCTCGGCTCTGTAAATACGCGTTTAGTAAACGTTTTAGACGGGAGAATCTGATCGCGATCGAAGGAGAGATCGACGGTCCTGCCTGCGAAACGGAGAAAACGTTGGCATAACGTTTTTGCGGTTTGTTCGCGAGAAAACAGAGCAGGACGCGTCGACACCCTCGGCCGACGTTGCGCCCTCCGAttgatttctttttcttctcgaTCGTGACGGTGAATTTCGACCGGATTAATTGATCAGTTAATTAATTAGCGGTCACGTTGGTCAAATGTTGCAACGGAGCCTCGATGTAGAGTTGATTTATTTATATGAAACGTAAGAAAAAGAAACAATACGGTACACGAATGATTATACTTAATGTAAATCCGTTTGAAGACTAATGTTTAACGAGTACAGTTTTTGATGGAGACTAACAAGTTGCGGTTACATGTTATCTTAAGGagacattattattaataactgtACGTATTGCGTATCGATGCGAACGGAGGTGTTAaactttatattaaaatttctaCATATACGAAGCCCTGTGGAGTTTCAATGACATCCCCCCTTCCTTTTTTTAACGAGACGAATTCTGTAATTGATTTCTCAGCTTGGAGAGTTTATCGCTGCGCAAAAATCGAGACAGTttgtattgttacttttatcaaATTAGAGTTTAGAAATGTTTAATTATCTGGAGAGTACAGGATTTTGTTAAGTAATTAGACGAAGGTGACATTTTTTATTATGTCAGGATAGAATGTACTGTTTAACCAAACGATAAATGACAAAACCggaattatgtatatatttattggTATCCGGGGGCagtgaataaaaataatgatcaTTACAAAACAATAAATCATAAAAAGATAGTCTTAAATACAATCTGCACAATAAATACGATAAAGCCATTACTTTGTTCTCAGTGAAAAGACATATGCAATATTCTTAAACGTTCAAGAGTCGAagataaaatatatttcaatatattaacaaaatgaacaacatcAATGATAACTGAACTATTTCGGACACAACGGTAGACTGGAAACACTCATTTATGGACTGTATAAATCTCCTAAACGCaacattaaataattaaaaaaggaAATCCTTAAAACCCTCAATAAAAATGACTTAATTTCCAGAAAAAAAGAGCTAAAAAGATCTACTCGTATCAAAATCTCTGTCTATCAAACCAAAGTATAATGTCGCAAAATTGATCGCTAAATCCTGTACACTTAAACCTAAGAAACCTAAGAGAAGTTCTTCTCGAGTCTCAAGtcaaaaaaaattgtaaaaatacatttttcgtGCCGCTTAAACTATCTAAAACAAAAAATGATTCACTGTCACAAATAAATAGTTATGCTGGCAGGCGTGTGATGATTAaaccgcggatcttcgtgcataataaaaattttccaagaCGATTGCAAGAagcaataattaaatataactaaattgtttctttcaagAATATCGATAATTTGAAAACAgtgcaacaatattattaaattgatcTTACATTTCAGCTATTCATTTTTGTAATGAAAACATCAAATTCGCAGTCCGGTGATTATTAATTCTTGGCATGAACGGGGCTGCCACCGggtgttctcgtttttgtttccTGAGGCCAATTGCTGGCAGTGTGTCGAACGTAACCAGGATCAGTGGGTGACGAGGGTGTTCGAGCTGTCCCGGGTGTTTGAGTACTTGTGCTGGCCGTTCGGAGGGAGCCGAAGCACTCTTCCAGCATTTCCATTTCGTCCTTTGATCTATCGTACGCCTTTCCATACCCTTTCGGCGGCGACGGAACGTTGAAGGTGACGTCGCGATTCTTCTTTTGATTGGACGATGATGTTCCTCGCATGCGAATTGGCACGTTGTCGTATTGGCTGGTATCTGAATACCTGTTGAGAAGATAAGGGAATTTTTCGATACTTTCCAAGTTACTTCGTGTGAAAAAACACATCCGTAAAAAGTAACTTATGTCGTTTATTTATAGTATAAGCTTCattaaataattacattttatCACTGTTATATTTCGAAGATCTTTACGCAAATTAATAATTGTTTGTCTCAATTACGAGTTGCTGGGATTaagtaaaaatatattattccccttaacaattttaattttctctAACAATTCATTTTTCGGATGATACCCCTTCACACAATTTATTCAGCATTATACCGATCATTAAAAGTCACCATCAAAAACGTGCATCCACCAGCCAATTCAtttttaattctttattcaTCACGATACATAATGACTTGTTCTAACAATATTTCTAATTACTACAACAATACAAGATAAACGTTCTACGTTCGCATTAAAATGGTCAAGTAATAGCCGTTCCGAGTATGCCGTTTTATGTAATGATCAAATCTACCTGTAAGACTCGAAGGCCTCGTCGACGTCGTGCTCCACCTTCATAATCTTCACACCTGGATTAACAACCTTGGCGAACATGGTTCCACCTCTGGCGTCCATTTCCATTGGAAAACGGGGCGTGTCCACTTCGTCCACCGGTCGCTGATAAATGTCCTGAACCTTGTACACGATCTTAGGCATGTCGAGTCTGTGGTCCGACTTGTACGAGTCCCTGATGCCATTCTTCTGCATCTCAGAGCTTCGAAGTCTCGCCGAATCTCTGAGAGCTCTACCGTTCTCGAAGTTCTGCGTGTACTCTCGTCGTTCGGACTCGTCGCGAATCGCCTGTCCATTTTCCACGTCCCTGGGCATCATTTTGAAGGTCTGGCTCGTTGGACGATCTTGCTCCCATCTTCGAGGATCCTCCGAGATTTCGTCGGGGGAGCTTTTCTGATGTCGCTCTTCAGCTTTATCGAACCCGTCGTTCACGGTGCCGTCGTCGCTTTTGGCAGCTTTGGAAGACGATTTTGCCGGCGTCGATTCTTTCTCGGTCGTTAGGGCCGCCAAGTGTTTGGCTGCGGTGTCGTCAAATAGAAGAATAAATGTTAGAAGATGAAAAAAATATTTCGGATTGACTATCCAATTTTCTTTGTTATTTTGGGCTTTGgataaaaacaaataaaatcTGGATTAAAAAAATGTTGCTATATTTAAAATTCTGGAGCTGTGAATTCCACTTTAGAATTTTCACACATTATCCACAGGTTTTCTAATAGTTTTTCTAAAATCGAAAACTGGCTGTTAATAATTCCTTGAAAGATTATTCAAAAACTATGATAATCTCATTTATAATctatcaaattatttagattaatcTAGTAAGTTCGTTCGAGATTagtatttgaaagaaaattattgagcttctctTAGACACAATTCAGTCAGTGAAAACCCTATTAATATAGTGGACTTGGAATTTATAAGTAAACGAGTTTTTATTAATGATTTTCATTTTCCACGATTTTGTAGATTCGTACAATCTGTTATTTTACATTACTTTCAACTGGTTGAGCTGTTTCGAGTTTTAAACATTTGATAAATACACTTTTACAATTTCTAACAATGAAATTGCTGTTTGAAATCCATAGTTTGCTTTTCCGAATACACAAACTGAGATTTGTGTACTAGATGAAAACACAAAACCTTGTTCTATTATTTCACGGACGAAGTACCTTTTTTACTAGACAATTCTGCCATGGCTGGACTAATTTTCTTCTTCGGGGAACCCATCAGCAAATCAGCGATGAACACCAGAGCCGTCAGTAAACACAATGCTCCGAACACCGCAGCGTTGTCTACCAAATCATCGGGAACGTTCTCAATGGAAGCCATTGACAAAGCGCCAACAATGCCGAAAAGAATAACACCGAGTCCAAGGAAGAACAATTCCTTGAATGAAAGAAAGGGGATATTCAAGTGTACCGAAAGAACAATCATTTGATCCGAGGCTTCTTCCGTTTACACGA harbors:
- the LOC117219198 gene encoding uncharacterized protein LOC117219198, which encodes MWNRKVFIRIIEVVLCLACVVALRVTDDESRRVFHFLRSRSREWSLLNNVTWGAIGAALATATCGGYIIITTGLLIAAATGELTGRKTELFFLGLGVILFGIVGALSMASIENVPDDLVDNAAVFGALCLLTALVFIADLLMGSPKKKISPAMAELSSKKAKHLAALTTEKESTPAKSSSKAAKSDDGTVNDGFDKAEERHQKSSPDEISEDPRRWEQDRPTSQTFKMMPRDVENGQAIRDESERREYTQNFENGRALRDSARLRSSEMQKNGIRDSYKSDHRLDMPKIVYKVQDIYQRPVDEVDTPRFPMEMDARGGTMFAKVVNPGVKIMKVEHDVDEAFESYRYSDTSQYDNVPIRMRGTSSSNQKKNRDVTFNVPSPPKGYGKAYDRSKDEMEMLEECFGSLRTASTSTQTPGTARTPSSPTDPGYVRHTASNWPQETKTRTPGGSPVHAKN